A DNA window from Bradyrhizobium sp. CCBAU 53421 contains the following coding sequences:
- a CDS encoding ABC transporter substrate-binding protein, which yields MTETKNSSASSRLNRRTLLKAAGATGLASALNVPLVNVARAAGNTIKIGWVGCLSGVRAPFAEPDTWIHERIKAHLKDGLKIGGKTWQVEFVFKDNQSDPNRSSVVASELVLRERCDLILIEDGDAQAPVQELADARGIPSISTMVPWQGWMFPRKSTPDKGFPYSYHFFWGADDVVKNFLGMWQSVDTNKKVGTLYIDNPAGQAFSDPKVGLPGGITAAGYQEFSAGKFQIATDDFTNQVSSFKSNGVDIVSGFTYGNHWVTLWNQAAQAGFKPQICTVAAAFLFPSAVNALGDRGDGMSTEVWWTPAYPFKSSLTGQSAAELAAEWEKTTGKQWTQPIGYAHALWEVALAALQNSDPKDKNSLRDAIAGLDMETVVGPVKFKGTPIKNVAVTSLSGGQWRKTRGGKSKYELLIVHNGTAPFIPKQADLQLLSKLA from the coding sequence ATGACTGAGACGAAGAACAGTTCGGCGTCGAGCCGGCTCAACCGGCGCACGCTGCTGAAGGCGGCCGGCGCCACCGGACTTGCGTCCGCCTTGAACGTGCCGCTGGTCAATGTCGCGCGCGCCGCCGGCAACACCATCAAGATCGGCTGGGTCGGCTGCCTTTCCGGCGTCCGCGCGCCGTTTGCCGAGCCCGACACCTGGATCCATGAACGCATCAAGGCGCATCTCAAGGATGGCCTGAAGATCGGCGGCAAGACCTGGCAGGTCGAGTTTGTCTTCAAGGATAATCAATCCGACCCCAACCGCTCGTCGGTGGTCGCCAGCGAACTGGTGCTGCGGGAGAGATGCGACCTGATCCTGATCGAGGACGGCGACGCGCAGGCTCCAGTGCAGGAGCTCGCCGATGCCCGCGGCATTCCCTCGATTTCCACCATGGTGCCGTGGCAGGGCTGGATGTTCCCGCGCAAGTCGACGCCGGACAAGGGCTTCCCCTACAGCTATCATTTCTTCTGGGGCGCCGACGACGTCGTGAAGAACTTCCTTGGCATGTGGCAGTCGGTCGACACCAACAAGAAGGTCGGCACGCTCTACATCGACAATCCCGCCGGACAGGCGTTCTCGGATCCGAAGGTCGGTCTGCCCGGCGGCATCACAGCGGCGGGCTATCAGGAATTCTCGGCTGGAAAATTCCAGATTGCGACCGACGACTTCACCAATCAGGTCTCGTCGTTCAAGAGCAACGGCGTCGATATCGTGTCCGGCTTCACCTATGGCAATCATTGGGTGACGCTGTGGAACCAGGCGGCGCAGGCCGGCTTCAAGCCGCAGATCTGCACCGTGGCGGCGGCGTTCCTGTTCCCGAGCGCGGTGAACGCGCTCGGCGATCGCGGCGACGGCATGTCGACTGAGGTGTGGTGGACGCCGGCCTATCCGTTCAAGTCCTCGCTGACCGGGCAGAGCGCCGCCGAGCTCGCCGCGGAATGGGAGAAGACCACCGGCAAGCAATGGACCCAGCCGATCGGCTACGCGCATGCCTTGTGGGAGGTCGCGCTCGCCGCGTTGCAGAACAGCGACCCTAAGGACAAGAACTCGCTGCGTGATGCGATCGCAGGTCTCGACATGGAGACCGTGGTTGGACCGGTGAAATTCAAGGGAACGCCGATCAAGAATGTCGCGGTGACCTCATTGTCGGGCGGGCAGTGGCGCAAGACCAGGGGCGGCAAGTCGAAATACGAGCTCCTGATCGTGCATAACGGAACGGCGCCGTTCATCCCGAAGCAGGCCGATCTCCAGCTGCTCTCCAAGCTGGCCTGA